One Mycobacterium marseillense DNA window includes the following coding sequences:
- a CDS encoding serine/threonine-protein kinase translates to MDEHKRTTRRIGAGRRLLSNPRQARDALRAGFQSLPAMPIGQLFRGIPPVSSAPNAEPQAPQPDSDSSTPRVAVGNGSSFAGYTILRQLGAGGMAEVYLALHPRLPRRDVIKVLAEAVTADPEFRERFNREADLAATLWHPHIVGVHDRGAFNGHLWISMDYVEGTDASRLVKEGHPEGMPVDEVCAIVHAVAGALDYAHDRGLLHRDVKPANILLTHPDDGERRILLADFGVARHLGDVSGITETNVAVGTVAYAAPEQLAGAPIDGRADQYALAATAFHLLTGAPPFQHSNPIAVISQHLHEEPPRLSDFRPELAGLDDVFSTALAKRPEDRFARCRAFATAVSEQSTETRARTAPLTPPRRRGPGTTLAALNHRFSSKSRWAAGLVCAVLVAVAATWSILYSFEPTTPSPNPALASKPSVPAASAAPTAGGPALNGTYRLDYDQAKRTTNGIGVRHGGAATDWWAFRSACTTNGCAATGTQLDETTHQLASTTDGGQADTLRYVGGYWQGAPEQLRVGCTLPNGHVPATQQETVAWSLAPQADGTLRGTETETVLSNECGAQGAVVRVPVVATRSGAAPAGVTLADPTQVISTSTTASAPAPPVLGGVCADVGKVAYDPTNNEQIVCEGSSWAKAPITMGVHAAGGSCDRPGTSVFAMSTSSDGYLLQCDPVTRTWTRPAG, encoded by the coding sequence ATGGATGAGCACAAGCGAACGACCCGGCGCATCGGCGCCGGGCGACGACTGCTGAGCAACCCGCGCCAGGCCCGTGACGCCCTGCGCGCGGGTTTTCAGTCGTTGCCCGCGATGCCGATCGGGCAGCTGTTTCGCGGGATACCGCCGGTGAGTTCCGCGCCGAACGCGGAACCGCAAGCGCCGCAACCAGACAGCGACTCCAGCACGCCGCGCGTGGCGGTCGGAAATGGCAGCTCGTTCGCCGGCTACACGATCTTGCGCCAACTGGGCGCCGGTGGCATGGCCGAGGTCTACCTGGCGTTGCATCCCCGGCTGCCGCGCCGCGACGTGATCAAAGTCCTCGCCGAGGCGGTGACGGCCGATCCCGAGTTTCGCGAAAGGTTCAACCGGGAAGCCGATCTCGCGGCGACGCTGTGGCATCCCCATATCGTCGGCGTCCACGACCGTGGCGCCTTCAACGGCCACCTGTGGATCTCGATGGATTATGTCGAGGGCACCGACGCGTCGCGGTTGGTCAAGGAGGGCCACCCCGAGGGCATGCCGGTCGACGAGGTGTGCGCCATCGTGCACGCGGTCGCGGGCGCGCTGGACTACGCGCACGACCGTGGCCTGCTGCACCGCGACGTCAAGCCCGCCAACATCCTGCTCACCCATCCTGACGACGGGGAACGCCGAATCCTGTTGGCGGACTTCGGTGTCGCTCGTCACCTCGGCGATGTCAGCGGCATCACCGAAACCAATGTCGCGGTGGGCACCGTGGCCTACGCCGCGCCCGAGCAGCTTGCGGGTGCTCCCATCGACGGGCGGGCGGACCAATACGCTTTGGCCGCAACGGCTTTCCATCTACTCACCGGCGCGCCACCGTTTCAGCATTCCAACCCGATCGCGGTGATCAGCCAGCACCTGCACGAAGAGCCTCCCCGGCTCAGCGACTTTCGGCCGGAGCTGGCGGGACTCGACGACGTGTTCTCGACGGCGCTCGCCAAACGACCCGAGGACAGGTTCGCGCGGTGCCGCGCGTTCGCCACGGCCGTCAGTGAGCAATCCACCGAAACCCGAGCCCGCACCGCACCTTTGACGCCGCCCCGCCGCCGCGGACCCGGCACCACCCTTGCGGCGTTGAACCACCGGTTCTCGTCGAAAAGCCGGTGGGCGGCGGGGCTGGTGTGCGCGGTGCTCGTCGCCGTCGCGGCGACCTGGTCGATCCTGTACTCGTTCGAGCCCACCACGCCGTCGCCCAACCCCGCGCTCGCGTCCAAACCGTCCGTCCCCGCTGCGAGCGCCGCGCCCACCGCGGGGGGACCGGCGCTGAACGGGACCTACCGGCTGGACTATGACCAGGCCAAGCGGACCACCAACGGCATCGGCGTCCGGCATGGGGGAGCCGCCACCGACTGGTGGGCGTTCCGGTCGGCCTGCACCACGAACGGGTGCGCGGCCACCGGGACCCAGCTGGACGAGACCACCCACCAACTCGCCAGCACCACCGACGGCGGCCAGGCCGACACCCTGCGCTACGTGGGCGGCTATTGGCAGGGGGCGCCCGAGCAGCTGCGCGTGGGCTGCACCCTGCCGAACGGACACGTCCCGGCGACCCAGCAGGAAACCGTCGCCTGGTCGCTGGCGCCGCAGGCCGACGGCACGCTGCGCGGCACGGAGACCGAGACCGTGCTCAGCAATGAGTGCGGCGCCCAGGGAGCGGTGGTCCGCGTGCCGGTGGTGGCCACCCGGTCGGGGGCCGCGCCGGCCGGGGTCACGCTCGCGGACCCCACCCAGGTCATCAGTACCTCGACCACCGCGTCCGCGCCGGCGCCGCCCGTGCTCGGTGGGGTATGCGCCGACGTCGGCAAGGTCGCCTACGACCCGACCAACAACGAGCAGATCGTGTGCGAGGGCAGCAGCTGGGCCAAGGCCCCCATCACGATGGGCGTGCACGCGGCGGGCGGCTCCTGTGACCGGCCGGGCACCTCGGTGTTCGCCATGAGCACCTCGAGCGACGGCTACCTGCTGCAATGCGACCCGGTCACCCGGACATGGACGCGGCCCGCGGGATAG
- a CDS encoding ATP-binding cassette domain-containing protein has product MTRPAPPLLTIRHDGSQRSFAAGHEVVVGRDAQADVRIADPRISRAHLILRFDQGRWLAIDNGSLNGTYLNGYRMPVIDIHDGQSIHVGNPRGPHLTFAIGPRQGQATRPARTRPSHDSGPPTLAWSALGEQTNPTPHRPPPGRGGPHGPRARPGPPPPRVAPPPARGAPAEELTVIDPGSPARFRAAPATEFTVIDAKTADVSNLATRFVRLLSPRASSAAGTAGTMTIGRAPENDVVVSDVLASRQHATLVPTPLGTEIRDTSVNGTFVNGTRVGSAILSEDDVVTIGNVDLVFRGGALTQRSEAATRGGGLEVRNVKYVVDNGKQLVDDISLTARPGTLTAVIGGSGAGKSTLARLIAGYTTPSSGSVTFEGHDIHAEYASLRSRIGMVPQDDVVHRQLTVNQALGYAAELRLPPDTSKSDRAQVVAQVLEELDLTKHADTRVDKLSGGQRKRASVALELLTGPSLLILDEPTSGLDPALDLQVMTMLRQLADAGRVVLVVTHSLSYLDVCDQVLLMAPGGKTAYRGAPEQIGDAMGTTNWAKIFTQVGADPEEANRRFLEQSEAQKRPAKPLSDKADEPSGLGEPVHTSVRHQISTVARRQFRLVVADRAYFVFLALLPFILGSLSLTVPGSNGFHAPAPNAGTPDEAAQILALLMPAAAFMGTALTIRDLVGERAIFQREQAVGLSTTAYLLAKSAVFCAFAVLQSAIVTAIVVAGKGAPARGANLFGHSTIGATVELFATVAATCVASAILGLAISSLVRSSEQIMPLFVVTVMAQLVLCGGMVPVTGRLGLNQLSWAMPARWGYAAASSTVDLRHLVPDSLLSQDRFWQHTPKTWLLDMAMLAALSLLYAGFVRWKIRLRR; this is encoded by the coding sequence GTGACTCGACCCGCCCCGCCTCTGTTGACCATTCGGCACGACGGGTCCCAACGATCGTTCGCGGCCGGACACGAAGTGGTCGTCGGACGCGACGCGCAGGCCGACGTGCGGATCGCCGATCCGCGAATCTCGCGGGCGCATCTGATCCTGCGTTTCGATCAAGGCCGCTGGCTGGCAATCGATAACGGCTCGCTGAACGGGACCTATCTGAACGGCTACCGGATGCCGGTCATCGACATCCACGACGGGCAGAGCATTCACGTCGGCAACCCCCGAGGCCCCCACCTGACCTTCGCGATCGGGCCCCGGCAGGGCCAGGCGACCCGCCCGGCCCGCACCCGGCCCAGCCACGATTCCGGGCCGCCGACCCTGGCGTGGTCCGCGCTTGGCGAGCAAACGAATCCGACGCCTCATCGACCCCCACCGGGCCGGGGCGGTCCGCACGGCCCCCGGGCTCGCCCCGGGCCACCACCGCCACGCGTCGCGCCGCCACCGGCGCGCGGCGCACCAGCGGAGGAACTGACCGTCATCGATCCCGGCTCGCCCGCGAGGTTTCGGGCCGCTCCGGCAACGGAATTCACGGTGATCGACGCCAAGACCGCCGACGTGTCGAACCTGGCGACGCGTTTTGTGAGATTGCTCTCGCCGCGCGCGTCATCGGCCGCGGGCACGGCCGGCACCATGACCATCGGGCGCGCCCCCGAAAACGACGTCGTCGTCTCCGACGTGCTGGCCTCGCGCCAGCACGCGACCCTGGTGCCCACGCCGCTGGGCACCGAGATCCGGGACACCAGCGTCAACGGCACGTTCGTCAACGGCACCCGGGTCGGGTCGGCGATCTTGTCCGAGGACGACGTCGTCACCATCGGCAACGTCGACCTGGTGTTCCGTGGCGGCGCGCTCACCCAGCGCAGCGAGGCCGCGACGCGTGGCGGCGGCCTCGAGGTGCGCAACGTCAAGTACGTCGTCGACAACGGCAAACAACTCGTCGACGACATCTCGCTGACCGCGCGTCCCGGCACCCTGACCGCCGTCATCGGCGGGTCGGGCGCCGGGAAGAGCACCCTGGCCAGGCTGATCGCCGGCTACACCACCCCCAGCTCGGGCTCAGTGACGTTCGAGGGACACGACATTCACGCCGAGTACGCGTCCCTGCGCAGCAGGATCGGCATGGTGCCCCAAGACGACGTCGTGCACCGCCAGCTGACCGTCAATCAGGCGCTGGGCTACGCCGCCGAGCTGCGGCTGCCGCCCGACACCAGCAAGTCCGACCGCGCCCAGGTCGTCGCCCAGGTGCTCGAGGAACTCGACCTGACCAAGCACGCCGACACCCGCGTCGACAAGCTGTCGGGCGGGCAGCGCAAACGCGCCTCGGTGGCGCTCGAACTGCTGACCGGGCCGTCGCTGCTGATCCTCGACGAGCCCACCTCGGGCCTGGACCCCGCGCTGGACCTGCAGGTCATGACCATGCTGCGCCAGTTGGCCGACGCCGGTCGCGTCGTGCTGGTGGTGACCCACTCGCTGTCCTACCTGGACGTCTGCGACCAGGTGCTGCTGATGGCCCCCGGCGGCAAGACCGCCTACCGCGGTGCGCCCGAACAGATCGGCGACGCAATGGGGACCACCAACTGGGCCAAGATCTTCACCCAGGTCGGTGCCGACCCCGAGGAAGCCAACCGCCGTTTTCTGGAACAGAGCGAGGCCCAGAAGCGGCCCGCAAAGCCGTTGTCGGACAAGGCCGATGAGCCGAGCGGCCTCGGTGAGCCGGTGCACACCAGCGTGCGACACCAGATCTCCACCGTCGCACGACGGCAGTTCCGCCTCGTCGTCGCCGACCGCGCCTACTTCGTCTTTTTGGCGCTGCTGCCCTTCATCTTGGGCTCACTGTCTTTGACCGTCCCGGGCAGCAACGGGTTTCACGCGCCCGCGCCGAACGCGGGAACACCCGACGAGGCCGCGCAGATACTCGCCCTGCTGATGCCGGCCGCGGCATTCATGGGCACCGCCTTGACCATTCGCGACCTGGTCGGCGAACGGGCCATCTTCCAGCGGGAACAGGCGGTCGGCCTGTCGACCACCGCCTACCTGCTGGCCAAGTCCGCGGTGTTCTGCGCGTTCGCCGTCCTGCAGTCGGCGATCGTCACCGCGATCGTGGTGGCCGGCAAGGGCGCACCGGCGCGCGGGGCAAATCTGTTCGGCCACTCCACGATCGGGGCCACCGTCGAACTGTTCGCCACCGTCGCCGCGACGTGCGTCGCCTCGGCCATCCTGGGCCTGGCCATCTCGTCGCTGGTGCGCTCCAGCGAGCAGATCATGCCGCTGTTCGTGGTGACGGTAATGGCGCAGTTGGTGCTGTGCGGGGGCATGGTGCCCGTCACCGGCCGGCTCGGCCTGAACCAGCTGTCGTGGGCGATGCCGGCGCGCTGGGGCTACGCCGCCGCCTCGTCGACGGTGGACCTGCGGCACCTGGTGCCCGATTCGCTGCTGTCCCAGGACCGGTTCTGGCAGCACACGCCGAAGACCTGGCTGCTCGACATGGCCATGCTGGCCGCGCTGTCGCTGTTGTATGCCGGCTTTGTGCGGTGGAAGATCCGGTTGCGCCGGTAG
- a CDS encoding DUF402 domain-containing protein — protein sequence MRAVDEYAVHPWGLYVARPTPGRAQFHYLESWLLPSLGLRATVFHFNPGHERGHDYYLDVGEYTPGPKVWRSEDHYLDIEVRTGVGAELTDVDELLDAVRHGLLTPEVAELAVRRAVAAVDGLACSRYDLSRWLAGEGMELSWRRRTAPPGSTS from the coding sequence GTGCGGGCCGTGGACGAGTACGCGGTGCATCCCTGGGGTCTCTACGTCGCCCGCCCCACCCCAGGCCGCGCCCAGTTCCACTACCTCGAGTCGTGGCTGCTGCCGTCGCTGGGCCTGCGGGCCACGGTCTTTCACTTCAACCCCGGCCATGAACGCGGCCATGACTACTACCTGGATGTGGGCGAATACACGCCGGGCCCAAAGGTGTGGCGCTCCGAGGATCATTACCTCGACATCGAGGTCCGCACCGGCGTCGGTGCGGAACTGACCGATGTCGACGAGCTGCTCGATGCGGTCCGCCACGGCCTGCTGACGCCCGAGGTCGCGGAGCTGGCGGTCCGGCGCGCCGTGGCCGCCGTGGACGGATTGGCCTGCAGTCGCTATGACCTGTCCCGGTGGCTGGCCGGCGAGGGCATGGAGCTCAGCTGGCGCCGACGCACCGCTCCACCCGGCAGTACGTCATGA
- the ligD gene encoding non-homologous end-joining DNA ligase — MTDFAHLPGAVREELYDEPVPDWYSPTLATLTEDRFSDPHWIFERKFDGMRCLAFRDGDRVHLLSRNRQPLNGTYPELVDALAAQPVTRFVLDGEVVAFDGRRTSFARLQGRLGLTDPDVARASPVHIFFYVFDLLHLDGKSTVAVPLLWRKRLLRKAIDFADPLRYAPHRVGDGIAAYRRACERGDEGVIAKRADSTYQSGRSKNWLKFKCVRDQEFVVGGYTSPKGSRVELGALMLGYYEGGDLIYAGKVGTGFDDATLRRLHARLAPITRDSPPFARGLVREAGAHWVSPEMVVQIGFSEWTRDGKLRHPRYLGLRTDKEPGDVVRETH; from the coding sequence ATGACGGACTTCGCGCACCTGCCCGGCGCGGTGCGCGAGGAACTGTACGACGAGCCCGTGCCCGACTGGTACTCGCCCACGCTGGCCACCCTCACCGAAGACCGGTTTTCCGATCCGCACTGGATCTTCGAGCGCAAGTTCGACGGCATGCGCTGCCTGGCGTTCCGCGACGGCGATCGGGTGCACCTGTTGTCGCGAAATCGTCAGCCGCTCAACGGAACCTATCCCGAGTTGGTGGATGCGCTTGCCGCCCAACCCGTCACGAGGTTCGTTCTGGACGGCGAGGTGGTGGCCTTCGACGGCCGACGGACCAGCTTCGCCCGGCTGCAGGGACGGCTGGGCCTGACCGACCCCGACGTGGCCCGGGCGTCGCCAGTGCACATCTTCTTCTACGTCTTCGATCTGCTGCATCTCGACGGCAAATCCACCGTGGCGGTGCCGCTCCTCTGGCGAAAACGGCTGCTGCGCAAGGCCATCGACTTCGCCGATCCGCTGCGCTATGCGCCACACCGAGTCGGAGACGGCATCGCGGCCTACCGGCGCGCATGTGAGCGCGGCGACGAGGGCGTGATTGCCAAGCGAGCTGACTCCACCTACCAGAGCGGTCGCTCGAAGAACTGGCTGAAGTTCAAATGCGTACGCGATCAGGAGTTCGTGGTGGGCGGCTATACCAGCCCCAAGGGCAGTCGAGTGGAGTTGGGCGCCCTGATGCTCGGCTACTACGAGGGCGGCGATCTGATCTACGCGGGCAAGGTCGGCACCGGATTCGACGACGCCACGCTGCGCCGCCTGCACGCGCGCCTGGCGCCGATCACCCGGGACTCGCCGCCGTTTGCCCGCGGTTTGGTGCGCGAAGCCGGGGCGCACTGGGTATCCCCGGAGATGGTGGTTCAGATCGGGTTCAGCGAGTGGACGCGCGATGGCAAGTTGCGCCATCCGCGCTACCTCGGTCTGCGCACCGACAAGGAGCCCGGTGACGTGGTGCGGGAGACGCACTGA
- the ligD gene encoding non-homologous end-joining DNA ligase, producing the protein MPRVDVEITHPDRVLFPADGITKRDLAAYYDQVADTMLPHLRDRALNVQRYPRGIAETGFIQQDFADSLPDWMSSVRVSKEGGTVAHPVVQRREALRWLANQSCITLHMWQSRRGRLDNPDRLVVDLDPADSDFAVVRATARATAGVLGDLGLTCYVQTTGSRGLHVVVPLRADTDFDTTRQFARDVSEVIAADDPAHRTVEARKNKRDGRVYLDIMRNAYAQTAVAPYSVRARNGAPVATPLEWDELDTKGLRADRFTIRDLPKRLAGQPDPWANMSRHARSLAGPLRRLAKLRA; encoded by the coding sequence ATGCCCCGCGTCGACGTCGAGATCACCCACCCGGACCGAGTGCTGTTTCCCGCCGACGGCATCACGAAACGCGATCTGGCCGCCTACTACGACCAGGTGGCCGACACGATGTTGCCGCACCTGCGGGACCGGGCCCTCAACGTGCAGCGCTATCCCCGCGGCATTGCCGAAACCGGGTTCATCCAGCAAGATTTCGCCGATTCGCTACCGGACTGGATGAGCAGCGTCCGGGTGTCCAAGGAAGGCGGCACCGTAGCGCATCCGGTCGTGCAACGCCGCGAGGCGCTGCGCTGGCTGGCCAATCAAAGCTGCATCACCTTGCACATGTGGCAGTCGCGTCGAGGCCGGCTGGACAACCCCGACCGGCTCGTTGTCGATCTCGACCCGGCCGACAGCGACTTCGCAGTGGTGCGGGCGACCGCTCGCGCCACGGCCGGCGTGCTCGGGGACCTGGGCCTGACGTGCTACGTCCAGACCACCGGCTCGCGGGGGCTGCACGTCGTGGTTCCCTTGCGCGCCGACACCGACTTCGACACCACCCGCCAGTTCGCCCGCGACGTCAGCGAAGTGATCGCCGCCGACGATCCCGCGCATCGCACCGTGGAGGCGCGCAAGAACAAGCGCGACGGGCGGGTATACCTCGACATCATGCGAAACGCCTACGCACAGACGGCGGTCGCGCCGTATTCGGTGCGGGCCCGCAACGGCGCGCCGGTAGCCACACCGCTGGAATGGGACGAATTGGACACCAAGGGGTTGCGGGCCGACCGGTTCACCATCCGAGACCTCCCGAAACGGCTTGCCGGACAACCCGACCCGTGGGCGAACATGTCGAGGCACGCCCGCTCACTGGCCGGCCCACTGCGGCGATTGGCGAAGCTGCGTGCCTGA
- a CDS encoding Fpg/Nei family DNA glycosylase produces the protein MPELPDVEGYRRQLAATLPRRRIRGVRVHDPGILRNTTAPTLARRLTGHRFSGPRRHGKWLVLPTDGPALLIHSGMTGRPYYAADGATHDPYERLLVTLDEGELRYADLRKLRGVWLADDADDIGHITGPQGPDALGLDLREFRALLASRSTRSRQLKPTLMDQAVIAGLGNLLVDEICWRARIRPTMAVAELGDDDVKALHAAMTRVLRTAVRHGRVPGLPRWLTRARDEPDPRCPRCGTPLERARVGGRATLWCPRCQP, from the coding sequence GTGCCTGAACTGCCCGACGTGGAAGGGTACCGGCGGCAACTGGCCGCCACCCTGCCGCGGCGGCGAATCCGGGGCGTGCGGGTGCACGATCCCGGGATCCTGCGCAACACCACCGCACCAACGCTCGCGCGCCGGCTGACCGGTCACCGCTTCTCCGGCCCACGCCGGCACGGCAAGTGGCTGGTGCTGCCCACGGACGGCCCGGCGCTGCTGATCCACAGCGGCATGACCGGCCGCCCCTACTACGCCGCCGACGGGGCCACCCACGACCCCTACGAGCGGCTGCTGGTGACGCTGGACGAGGGCGAGCTGCGCTACGCCGACCTCCGCAAGTTACGCGGGGTGTGGCTGGCCGACGATGCCGACGACATCGGGCACATCACCGGCCCGCAGGGCCCCGACGCGTTGGGCCTGGACCTGCGCGAATTCCGAGCGCTGCTGGCCTCGCGGTCCACCCGGTCGCGGCAGCTCAAACCCACGCTGATGGACCAGGCGGTGATCGCCGGCCTCGGCAACCTGCTGGTCGACGAAATCTGCTGGCGGGCCAGAATCCGGCCCACCATGGCGGTCGCGGAACTAGGTGACGACGACGTGAAGGCTCTGCACGCCGCGATGACGCGGGTGCTGCGCACGGCGGTGCGACACGGCCGGGTGCCGGGCTTGCCGCGCTGGCTCACCCGGGCGCGCGACGAGCCCGACCCCCGCTGCCCGCGCTGCGGCACGCCGCTCGAGCGTGCCCGGGTGGGCGGCCGGGCGACGCTGTGGTGCCCGCGCTGTCAGCCCTAG
- the coaE gene encoding dephospho-CoA kinase: MLRVGLTGGIGAGKSALSSTFARCGAVIVDGDVIAREVVQPGTEGLAALVDAFGADILLPDGSLDRPALAAKAFRDDEARQRLNGIVHPLVGKRRAEIIASVPADSVVVEDIPLLVESGMAPLFPLVVIVYADVEVRLRRLVDQRGMAEDDARARIAAQAGDDQRRAVADIWVDNSGSPQDLVQRAQEVWDQRIVPFAHNLSTGQIARAPARLVPPDPAWPDQAQRILNRLRTTCGHRALRVDHIGSTAVPDFPAKDVIDVQVTVESLAVADELAEPLLSAGYPRIERIVEDVAKSEARSTVDRYDRDDDPALWSKRIHASADPGRPTNVHIRVDGWPNQQFALLFVDWLTADPDARAEYLSVKRTAETDGGGDTAGYVAVKEPWFLDAYRRAWEWADSTGWKP, translated from the coding sequence ATGCTGCGTGTCGGGTTGACCGGTGGCATCGGCGCCGGCAAGTCGGCGCTGTCGTCCACGTTCGCGCGGTGCGGCGCCGTCATCGTCGACGGGGACGTCATCGCGCGTGAGGTGGTCCAGCCGGGCACCGAAGGGCTGGCGGCCCTTGTCGATGCGTTCGGTGCCGACATCCTGCTGCCGGACGGATCGCTGGATCGGCCGGCGTTGGCCGCCAAGGCCTTTCGTGACGACGAGGCGCGCCAGCGGCTGAATGGCATCGTGCACCCGCTCGTGGGCAAGCGCCGGGCGGAGATCATCGCGTCGGTACCCGCCGATTCCGTTGTCGTCGAGGACATTCCGCTGCTGGTGGAGTCCGGGATGGCGCCGCTGTTCCCGCTCGTGGTCATCGTGTACGCCGATGTCGAGGTGCGGTTGCGGCGGCTGGTCGACCAGCGCGGCATGGCCGAAGACGATGCCCGCGCCAGGATCGCCGCACAGGCCGGCGACGACCAGCGCCGTGCGGTCGCCGACATCTGGGTGGACAACTCGGGCAGCCCCCAAGACTTGGTGCAGCGCGCCCAGGAGGTGTGGGACCAGCGCATCGTGCCGTTCGCCCACAATCTGAGCACGGGTCAGATCGCCCGGGCGCCGGCCCGGTTGGTGCCGCCCGACCCCGCCTGGCCGGACCAGGCGCAGCGAATCCTCAACCGCCTGAGGACGACCTGCGGGCACCGGGCGTTACGCGTCGACCACATCGGTTCGACCGCCGTGCCGGATTTTCCGGCCAAGGATGTCATCGACGTCCAGGTCACCGTCGAATCCCTGGCCGTCGCCGACGAACTCGCCGAACCGTTGTTGTCCGCGGGGTACCCGCGCATCGAGCGCATCGTCGAGGATGTCGCCAAGAGCGAGGCGCGCAGCACCGTCGACCGCTACGACCGCGATGACGATCCGGCGTTGTGGTCCAAGCGGATTCATGCCTCGGCGGATCCCGGCCGGCCCACCAATGTGCACATCCGGGTGGACGGGTGGCCCAATCAGCAGTTCGCCCTTCTGTTCGTCGACTGGTTGACCGCTGACCCCGATGCGCGCGCCGAGTACCTGAGCGTCAAGCGCACCGCCGAAACCGACGGCGGGGGAGACACCGCGGGCTACGTCGCCGTGAAAGAGCCGTGGTTTCTCGACGCCTACCGGCGGGCCTGGGAGTGGGCCGACTCGACGGGCTGGAAGCCCTAG